A section of the Amycolatopsis sp. AA4 genome encodes:
- the ssd gene encoding septum site-determining protein Ssd yields MATAQPLVVSGEGTVFEEIRRVAAVVGCEFDHAPDLAAARGRWTRAPLVVLDEDIAVDSPPMPARDSVVLVCKGAPDLDTWRRAAALGARRVFSLPDDEAGLTGAFADVTDAPAESPGPVIAFVGGRGGSGASVLAAAVAVEAARTGSALLVDCDPLGGGLDLPLGLEHTKGLRWPEVRVSGRVSVPSLIASLPSRGNLPVLSCGRSGDGPTPRALSAVVAAGSRAGRTVVCDLPRHFSEGTLAVASAADLVVLVVPVEFRACMAAKQVLNHLRPHTERFAVVASGHRADGISASQTAGMLGPPLIADVSPERRVAITLESGEFDLPPKGALATAARAVLANLRPLPTAQAA; encoded by the coding sequence ATGGCCACCGCACAACCGCTCGTCGTCTCCGGCGAAGGCACCGTGTTCGAAGAGATCCGCCGCGTCGCCGCGGTAGTCGGCTGCGAGTTCGACCACGCACCAGACCTCGCCGCCGCACGCGGACGATGGACCCGAGCCCCGCTCGTGGTGCTGGACGAGGACATCGCTGTCGACAGTCCGCCAATGCCAGCCCGCGACAGCGTCGTGCTCGTCTGCAAAGGCGCGCCAGACTTGGACACCTGGCGCCGCGCGGCCGCTCTCGGCGCTCGCCGAGTCTTCAGCCTGCCCGACGACGAGGCGGGTCTGACCGGCGCGTTCGCCGATGTCACCGACGCCCCAGCCGAATCACCCGGTCCAGTAATCGCTTTCGTAGGCGGCCGAGGCGGCTCCGGCGCCTCCGTGCTGGCCGCCGCAGTCGCTGTCGAAGCCGCTCGCACCGGTTCCGCGCTATTAGTCGATTGCGACCCGCTAGGCGGCGGATTGGACCTCCCGCTGGGCCTAGAGCACACGAAAGGCCTGCGCTGGCCGGAAGTTCGGGTGTCCGGCCGCGTCTCCGTCCCGTCCCTGATCGCCTCCCTTCCCAGCCGCGGCAACCTCCCGGTGCTGTCCTGCGGCCGTTCCGGGGACGGCCCGACCCCTCGCGCGTTGTCCGCCGTAGTCGCCGCGGGCAGCCGCGCCGGCCGCACCGTCGTCTGCGATTTGCCCCGCCATTTCAGCGAGGGCACGCTTGCCGTCGCTTCGGCCGCCGACCTGGTCGTGCTCGTCGTTCCCGTCGAATTCCGGGCTTGCATGGCAGCGAAACAGGTCCTGAACCACCTCCGCCCGCACACCGAGCGTTTCGCAGTCGTCGCAAGTGGACACCGCGCCGACGGCATCTCGGCCTCGCAAACCGCAGGCATGCTGGGCCCGCCCTTGATCGCTGACGTGTCCCCGGAACGCCGGGTAGCCATCACCCTGGAATCCGGCGAGTTCGACCTGCCCCCGAAAGGCGCACTGGCCACCGCTGCTCGCGCGGTACTGGCGAACCTGCGTCCCCTCCCGACCGCGCAGGCGGCGTAG
- a CDS encoding HAD family phosphatase translates to MAEPRSEEAPRRVAAFFDLDKTIIASSSALAFSKPLLREGLINRRAALRSAYAQLVFSLAGADADKTERMRAEVSALCAGWDVAQVSAIVRETLHDVVDPLVYVEATDLIAQHLADGHDVIVLSATGEEVAAPVAEMLGATRCVATRMEIVDGRYSGEVDFYCYGENKAVAAKQQAAEHGYDLADCFAYTDSSTDIPLLEVVGHPHAVNPDKLLRRTAEEHGWPVLAFERPMSLRTRIPAKSAGMVALGVGAVAAGATWYSLSRRRRSRGDGD, encoded by the coding sequence GTGGCCGAACCCCGCAGCGAAGAAGCACCCCGGCGCGTAGCCGCCTTCTTCGACCTCGACAAGACGATCATCGCCTCGTCCAGCGCGCTCGCGTTCAGCAAGCCGTTGCTGCGCGAAGGGCTGATCAACCGCCGCGCGGCGCTGCGAAGTGCTTACGCGCAACTGGTTTTCTCGCTCGCCGGCGCGGACGCGGACAAGACCGAGCGGATGCGGGCCGAGGTTTCCGCGTTGTGCGCGGGCTGGGATGTCGCGCAGGTTTCCGCGATCGTGCGCGAAACCTTGCACGACGTAGTCGATCCGCTCGTTTACGTGGAAGCAACCGACCTCATCGCACAGCACCTCGCCGACGGACACGACGTGATCGTGCTGTCCGCGACCGGCGAAGAGGTGGCCGCTCCGGTCGCGGAGATGCTCGGCGCGACCCGCTGCGTCGCCACTCGCATGGAGATCGTCGACGGCCGCTACTCCGGCGAGGTCGATTTCTATTGCTACGGCGAGAACAAGGCCGTCGCCGCGAAGCAGCAGGCCGCCGAGCACGGCTACGACCTCGCAGACTGCTTCGCCTACACCGATTCCAGCACCGACATCCCCCTGCTGGAGGTGGTGGGTCACCCGCACGCGGTGAACCCGGACAAGCTGCTGCGCCGTACCGCGGAGGAGCACGGCTGGCCGGTCCTCGCGTTCGAGCGGCCGATGTCGCTGCGCACGCGGATCCCGGCGAAGTCCGCGGGCATGGTCGCGCTCGGCGTGGGAGCCGTGGCGGCGGGCGCGACCTGGTACAGCCTGAGCCGGCGCCGCCGGTCTCGGGGCGACGGCGACTGA